One genomic region from Phycodurus eques isolate BA_2022a chromosome 16, UOR_Pequ_1.1, whole genome shotgun sequence encodes:
- the LOC133415142 gene encoding medium-chain acyl-CoA ligase ACSF2, mitochondrial-like, translated as MVQRSTLSFCDKAPTLCFCLACLQTDAVLAASGFIFIMSSLIRFWRRLHVDHPPCGPSLSSSYVHGASAVSLLSATVGQSLEAAARRWPQREAVVFLQDGVRKTFERFQRDVDQAAAGLLALGLQRGDRLAVWGPNTYEWILFQFATAKAGIIQVSLNPAYQLKEVEFTLKKVQCKAVVCPSSFKTQRFCEMLRQICPEINTSPPGAIRSSRLPDLRVVIVTDSREADMLHTDDVFQAAESRHRRRLSELHGKLSCDDAINIQFTSGTTGNPKGVTLSHHNVVNNGYFLGLRAGYDRRPRVRVCTPVPMYHCFGSVVGGMCMALHGITLVFPSTAYDSRANLEAIHKEKCTFIYGTPTMFTDMLSQKDLEKYDLSSMEGGIMAASPCAPELVANVRAKMNVKEIMIGYGTTENSPVTFLGFPLDNDDLKLNTVGCVMHHVEAKVADVDTGETVPLGAAGELLIRGSCVMLGYWDDPDKTREVVGPDRWYRTGDVARLNALGYGSIEGRIKDMIIRGGENIYPAEVESFLYTNGKVQEVQVVGVKDERLGEQVCACIRLKEGQTSTADEIRTFCKGQISHFKIPHYVVFVDSYPLTASRKIKKNVLKVDMEKHLGL; from the exons ATGGTCCAGAGGTCAACTCTGTCCTTCT GTGATAAAGCGCCCACTCTCTGTTTTTGCCTGGCGTGCCTGCAGACCGACGCCGTCCTCGCTGCCAGCGgattcattttcatcatgtcGTCACTTATTCGTTTCTGGCG GCGGCTGCACGTGGACCATCCTCCGTGTGGACCGTCGCTGAGCAGCAGCTACGTCCACGGCGCGTCCGCCGTCTCGCTGCTCTCGGCGACGGTGGGCCAGAGCCTGGAGGCCGCCGCCCGGCGCTGGCCCCAGCGCGAAGCCGTGGTCTTCCTGCAGGACGGCGTCAGGAAAACCTTCGAGCGCTTTCAGCGGGAC GTCGACCAGGCGGCCGCGGGGCTGCTGGCTCTGGGCCTGCAGCGAGGGGACCGTCTGGCCGTTTGGGGGCCCAACACGTACGAATGGATCCTTTTCCAGTTTGCCACAGCCAAGGCGGGAATCATTCAG GTGTCCTTAAACCCGGCCTATCAGCTCAAAGAAGTGGAGTTCACACTCAAAAAG GTGCAGTGCAAAGCGGTGGTTTGTCCCAGCAGCTTTAAGACGCAAAGGTTCTGCGAGATGCTCCGGCAGATTTGCCCGGAGATCAACACGTCGCCGCCGGGGGCCATCCGCAGCTCCAG GTTGCCAGATCTGCGCGTGGTGATCGTGACGGACAGCCGGGAGGCGGACATGCTGCACACGGACGACGTTTTCCAAGCGGCGGAGAGTCGTCACCGGCGCCGGCTGAGCGAGCTTCACGGCAAACTGTCGTGCGACGACGCCATCAACATTCAGTTCACCTCC GGCACCACCGGCAACCCCAAGGGAGTCACGCTCTCCCACCACAACGTGGTGAATAACGGCTACTTCCTGGGGCTCCGAGCGGGTTACGACCGGAGG CCTCGGGTGCGGGTGTGTACGCCGGTGCCCATGTACCACTGCTTCGGGTCGGTGGTGGGCGGCATGTGCATGGCCCTGCACGGCATCACGCTGGTCTTTCCGTCCACCGCCTACGACAGCCGAGCCAACCTGGAGGCCATTCACAAGGAAAA GTGCACGTTCATCTACGGCACTCCCACCATGTTCACAGACATGCTGAGCCAGAAAGATCTGGAAAAGTACGATTTGTCCTCAATGGAAGGCG GTATCATGGCGGCGTCCCCGTGCGCCCCCGAGCTGGTGGCCAACGTGCGGGCCAAGATGAACGTGAAAGAGATCATG ATCGGCTACGGCACCACGGAGAACAGCCCCGTCACCTTCTTGGGCTTCCCGCTCGACAACGACGACCTCAAGCTCAACACGGTCGGCTGCGTCATGCACCACGTCGAG GCCAAGGTGGCGGACGTGGACACGGGCGAGACGGTCCCGCTGGGCGCCGCCGGGGAGCTGCTGATCCGGGGCAGCTGCGTGATGCTCGGCTACTGGGACGACCCCGACAAGACCCGAGAGGTGGTCGGCCCCGACCGCTGGTACAGGACCGG GGACGTGGCCCGCCTCAACGCGCTGGGCTACGGCTCCATCGAAGGTCGCATCAAGGACATGATCATCCGCGGGGGCGAGAACATCTACCCCGCCGAGGTCGAGAGCTTTCTCTACACCAACGGCAAAGTGCAGGAGGTGCAG GTGGTCGGAGTGAAAGACGAGCGTCTCGGGGAGCAAGTGTGCGCTTGCATCAGGCTCAAGGAAGGACAAACGAGCACGGCGGACGAGATCAGAACGTTCTGCAAAGGCCAG ATTTCGCACTTCAAAATCCCGCACTACGTGGTGTTCGTGGACAGCTACCCACTGACTGCCAGCAGAAAG ATCAAGAAGAACGTATTGAAGGTGGACATGGAGAAGCATCTGGGCCTGTAG
- the ndel1b gene encoding nuclear distribution protein nudE-like 1-B isoform X2: MDTEMIPKFSTKDEEVDYWKSQALKYKKSCHDAREELQEFQEGSQELEAELEAQLGQAEQRLRDLQSENERLKNEVDNLKEKLEKQYAQSYEQICVLEDDLGRTRSIKEQLHKSVRKLEQANDDLERAKRATIVSLEDFEGRLNQAIERNAFLESELDEKESLLVSVQRLKDEARDLRQELAVRERTTDRMSAPGSPTSDADNADSAVPASASLPATPVGQSATEHLFVGPKASTNGCGGSSLTPSARMSALNIVGDLLRKVGALESKLAACRSFAKDPAVRKSLPADNGALVNGNATKFSHTLHTTYFDKSAVNGLDPGTLTSRTVSPPGLLPLSV; this comes from the exons ATGGACACAGAGATGATTCCCAAGTTTTCCACAAAGGATGAAGAAGTAGACTACTGGAAGTCCCAAGCCCTGAAGTATAAGAAAAG CTGCCACGATGCCCGGGAGGAGCTGCAGGAGTTTCAGGAGGGCAGCCAAGAGCTGGAGGCAGAGCTGGAGGCGCAGCTCGGCCAGGCCGAACAGCGCCTGCGCGACCTGCAGAGCGAGAATGAGCGGCTGAAGAACGAGGTGGACAACCTCAAG GAAAAGCTGGAGAAGCAGTACGCTCAGAGCTACGAGCAGATCTGCGTGCTGGAGGACGACCTGGGCCGGACGCGGAGCATCAAGGAGCAGCTCCACAAATCCGTGCGCAAGCTCGAGCAGGCCAACGACGACCTGGAGAGAGCCAAGAG GGCGACCATCGTGTCCCTGGAGGACTTCGAGGGCCGCTTAAACCAGGCCATCGAGAGAAACGCCTTCCTGGAGAGCGAGCTGGACGAGAAGGAGTCGCTGCTGGTGTCCGTGCAGCGTCTCAAAGACGAGGCACGAG ACCTCCGACAGGAACTGGCGGTGCGGGAGAGGACGACGGACAGGATGTCGGCGCCCGGCTCCCCGACGTCTGACGCGGACAACGCCGACTCGGCCGTGCCGGCGTCTGCGTCGCTGCCTGCGACGCCGGTGGGACAGAGCGCGACAGAACATCTCTTTGTCGGCCCGAAAG CGTCGACCAACGGCTGCGGCGGCTCGTCCCTCACGCCTTCGGCCAGAATGTCGGCTCTCAACATCGTCGGCGATCTGCTCAGGAAAGTCGGG GCTTTGGAGTCCAAACTGGCCGCCTGCAGGAGCTTTGCCAAAGACCCGGCGGTGAGAAAAAGCCTCCCCGCGGACAACGGCGCCCTCGTCAACGGCAACGCCACCAAGTTCTCTCACACCCTGCACACCACCTACTTCGACAAAAG CGCCGTAAACGGACTGGATCCTGGCACGCTGACCTCCAGGACCGTGTCCCCGCCGGGCCTGCTGCCGCTCAGCGTGTGA
- the ndel1b gene encoding nuclear distribution protein nudE-like 1-B isoform X1, with translation MDTEMIPKFSTKDEEVDYWKSQALKYKKSCHDAREELQEFQEGSQELEAELEAQLGQAEQRLRDLQSENERLKNEVDNLKEKLEKQYAQSYEQICVLEDDLGRTRSIKEQLHKSVRKLEQANDDLERAKRATIVSLEDFEGRLNQAIERNAFLESELDEKESLLVSVQRLKDEARDLRQELAVRERTTDRMSAPGSPTSDADNADSAVPASASLPATPVGQSATEHLFVGPKASTNGCGGSSLTPSARMSALNIVGDLLRKVGALESKLAACRSFAKDPAVRKSLPADNGALVNGNATKFSHTLHTTYFDKSSAVNGLDPGTLTSRTVSPPGLLPLSV, from the exons ATGGACACAGAGATGATTCCCAAGTTTTCCACAAAGGATGAAGAAGTAGACTACTGGAAGTCCCAAGCCCTGAAGTATAAGAAAAG CTGCCACGATGCCCGGGAGGAGCTGCAGGAGTTTCAGGAGGGCAGCCAAGAGCTGGAGGCAGAGCTGGAGGCGCAGCTCGGCCAGGCCGAACAGCGCCTGCGCGACCTGCAGAGCGAGAATGAGCGGCTGAAGAACGAGGTGGACAACCTCAAG GAAAAGCTGGAGAAGCAGTACGCTCAGAGCTACGAGCAGATCTGCGTGCTGGAGGACGACCTGGGCCGGACGCGGAGCATCAAGGAGCAGCTCCACAAATCCGTGCGCAAGCTCGAGCAGGCCAACGACGACCTGGAGAGAGCCAAGAG GGCGACCATCGTGTCCCTGGAGGACTTCGAGGGCCGCTTAAACCAGGCCATCGAGAGAAACGCCTTCCTGGAGAGCGAGCTGGACGAGAAGGAGTCGCTGCTGGTGTCCGTGCAGCGTCTCAAAGACGAGGCACGAG ACCTCCGACAGGAACTGGCGGTGCGGGAGAGGACGACGGACAGGATGTCGGCGCCCGGCTCCCCGACGTCTGACGCGGACAACGCCGACTCGGCCGTGCCGGCGTCTGCGTCGCTGCCTGCGACGCCGGTGGGACAGAGCGCGACAGAACATCTCTTTGTCGGCCCGAAAG CGTCGACCAACGGCTGCGGCGGCTCGTCCCTCACGCCTTCGGCCAGAATGTCGGCTCTCAACATCGTCGGCGATCTGCTCAGGAAAGTCGGG GCTTTGGAGTCCAAACTGGCCGCCTGCAGGAGCTTTGCCAAAGACCCGGCGGTGAGAAAAAGCCTCCCCGCGGACAACGGCGCCCTCGTCAACGGCAACGCCACCAAGTTCTCTCACACCCTGCACACCACCTACTTCGACAAAAG CAGCGCCGTAAACGGACTGGATCCTGGCACGCTGACCTCCAGGACCGTGTCCCCGCCGGGCCTGCTGCCGCTCAGCGTGTGA
- the LOC133414878 gene encoding RING finger protein 222: MAFYDDADDAQEDASGCPVCYEGLRGTERTLSCGHVFCHDCLVKMLLSIHAAARARDAIACPVCRHLTFIRKRQEEPLAVAEDKGEPDEDRRGRGGGGGAGGQTLEVPAGAGTPLARLEDARLCGRLRRFFFFCGDSEPERLRRQRLLRTSPCGTTEIFVISARGRPMTEEDAFGVALTVVRPQRRRRRRLCSTARCLVVLLSTFTVTALVAAVLPWILLA, from the coding sequence ATGGCATTCTACGACGACGCCGACGACGCCCAGGAGGACGCCAGCGGGTGCCCGGTGTGCTACGAGGGCCTGCGCGGCACGGAGAGGACCCTGAGCTGCGGACATGTGTTCTGCCACGACTGCCTGGTCAAGATGCTGCTCAGCATCCACGCCGCCGCGCGCGCCCGGGACGCCATCGCCTGCCCCGTGTGCAGGCACCTCACCTTCATCAGGAAGCGGCAGGAGGAACCGCTCGCCGTGGCGGAGGACAAGGGGGAGCCCGACGAAGACCGCCggggacgaggaggaggaggcggcgccgGGGGGCAGACCTTGGAGGTGCCCGCGGGCGCGGGGACGCCGCTCGCCCGGCTCGAGGACGCTCGTCTCTGCGGGCGGCTCCggcgcttcttcttcttctgcgggGACTCCGAGCCCGAGCGCCTCCGTCGCCAGCGGCTCCTCCGGACGAGTCCCTGCGGCACCACGGAGATTTTCGTCATCAGCGCCCGGGGGAGACCCATGACGGAGGAGGACGCGTTCGGCGTGGCGCTGACCGTGGTGCGGCCGCAGAGGAGGCGCCGGCGCCGGCTGTGCAGCACGGCTCGGTGCCTCGTGGTGCTGCTCTCCACCTTCACCGTGACGGCGCTGGTGGCCGCCGTTTTGCCCTGGATCCTGTTGGcctga